The Streptomyces sp. Je 1-332 genome has a window encoding:
- a CDS encoding YciI family protein, which produces MAKYLLLKHYRGAPAAVNDVPMERWTPDEITAHMQYMRDFADRLEKTGEFVDGQALAPEGTFVRYDGEGRPPVTDGPFAETKDLIAGWMVIDVDTYDRALELAGELSAAPGAGGKPIHEWLEIRPFLGAKPTATE; this is translated from the coding sequence ATGGCGAAGTACCTGCTCCTGAAGCACTACCGGGGCGCCCCGGCCGCGGTCAACGACGTACCCATGGAGCGCTGGACGCCTGATGAGATCACGGCCCACATGCAGTACATGCGCGACTTCGCGGACCGGCTGGAGAAGACCGGGGAGTTCGTCGACGGCCAGGCGCTCGCTCCCGAGGGGACGTTCGTCCGGTACGACGGAGAGGGCCGCCCGCCGGTCACCGACGGCCCCTTCGCCGAGACCAAGGACCTCATCGCCGGCTGGATGGTCATCGACGTCGACACCTACGACCGCGCGCTCGAACTGGCAGGGGAACTGTCGGCCGCCCCCGGGGCAGGCGGGAAGCCGATCCACGAGTGGCTCGAGATCCGCCCGTTCCTGGGCGCGAAGCCCACCGCCACGGAGTGA
- the ligD gene encoding non-homologous end-joining DNA ligase: protein MTGLLDTLPPDLAARTREAAPGVELAASPMLATLTNLRQFPGGWIFERKLDGIRALAVRENGTLTLRSRSGRRLDATYPEIIDALAGQDSADFTVDGEIVAYSHGRTDFSRLQQRMGLTRPADVAASKVAVTYYVFDLLRLDGMDVRRLPLRTRKSLLRRSITFTAPLRFSTHRNEGGPELLADACGRGWEGLIAKRADSTYQARRSGDWLKLKCSRGQEFVVGGFTEPAGSRSGIGALLIGYYEGERLRYAGKVGTGFDARTLMSLRRQLDELQVRQSPFADTVAERRPHWAQPRLVAQVAFTEWTRDGMLRHPRFQGLRDDKNPADVVRERGES, encoded by the coding sequence ATGACCGGCCTGCTGGACACGCTGCCGCCCGACCTGGCCGCCCGCACCCGCGAGGCGGCGCCGGGCGTCGAACTCGCGGCGTCCCCGATGCTGGCGACGCTCACCAACCTGCGGCAGTTTCCGGGCGGCTGGATCTTCGAACGGAAACTGGACGGTATCCGGGCACTCGCGGTGCGCGAGAACGGCACGCTGACGCTCCGGTCCCGGTCCGGTCGACGGCTCGACGCCACGTACCCGGAGATCATCGACGCGCTCGCCGGGCAGGACAGTGCGGACTTCACGGTCGACGGGGAGATCGTCGCCTACTCGCACGGCAGGACCGACTTCTCGCGACTGCAACAGCGCATGGGGCTCACCCGGCCCGCCGACGTGGCGGCGAGCAAGGTCGCGGTGACCTACTACGTCTTCGACCTGCTGCGCCTGGACGGCATGGACGTGCGGCGGCTGCCGTTGCGCACCCGTAAGTCCCTGCTGCGGCGCTCGATCACGTTCACCGCGCCGTTGCGGTTCAGCACCCATCGCAACGAAGGCGGTCCCGAGCTCCTCGCCGACGCGTGCGGGCGCGGCTGGGAGGGCCTCATCGCCAAGCGGGCCGACAGCACCTACCAGGCACGCCGCTCGGGTGACTGGCTCAAGCTGAAGTGCTCCCGGGGCCAGGAGTTCGTGGTGGGCGGGTTCACCGAGCCCGCGGGCAGCCGGTCGGGCATCGGCGCGCTGCTCATCGGCTACTACGAGGGCGAACGGCTGCGTTACGCCGGCAAGGTCGGCACCGGTTTCGACGCGCGCACCCTGATGTCCCTGCGGCGGCAACTCGACGAACTCCAGGTACGGCAATCGCCGTTCGCGGACACCGTCGCGGAGCGCAGGCCCCACTGGGCGCAGCCGCGTCTCGTGGCGCAGGTCGCCTTCACGGAGTGGACGCGCGACGGCATGCTGCGCCACCCCCGCTTCCAGGGGCTGCGGGACGACAAGAACCCGGCCGATGTGGTCAGGGAGCGCGGGGAGTCCTGA
- a CDS encoding DUF6596 domain-containing protein: MDEAQLRSLTPSVLGILVRRGADFAAAEDAVQDALVEAVRVWPDERPRDPKGWLVTVAWRKFLDATRSDTARRRREDLVDEEPAPGPASAVDDTLQLYFLCAHPKLTPSSAVALTLRAVGGLTTRQIAQAYLVPEATMAQRISRAKRTVSETRFDEPGDVATVLRVLYLVFNEGYSGDVDLAAEAIRLTRQLAAAIDHLEVAGLLALMLIHHARRAARTAPDGSLVALAEQDRGRWDTTSIAEGIGILHAALARDRLGEFQAQAAIAALHADAQTAEETDWVQIVEWYDELVRLTDSPVVRLNRAVAVGEADGPRAGLAALAALDDSLPRHAAVAAYLHERDGDLKEAARLYVEAARKAPNLPERDHLTRQAARLNATT; this comes from the coding sequence ATGGACGAAGCCCAGCTCCGGAGTCTCACACCGAGCGTGCTCGGAATCCTCGTCCGCCGCGGAGCCGACTTCGCGGCGGCCGAGGACGCCGTACAGGACGCCCTGGTCGAGGCGGTCCGCGTCTGGCCGGACGAGCGGCCCCGGGACCCGAAGGGCTGGCTGGTCACGGTGGCCTGGCGCAAGTTCCTCGACGCGACCCGCTCGGACACCGCACGCCGTCGGCGTGAGGACCTCGTCGACGAGGAGCCGGCACCCGGACCCGCGTCCGCCGTGGACGACACGCTCCAGCTCTACTTCCTGTGCGCCCACCCGAAGCTGACGCCGTCGTCCGCGGTCGCGCTCACGCTGCGCGCCGTCGGCGGTCTCACCACCCGCCAGATCGCCCAGGCGTACCTGGTGCCCGAGGCGACCATGGCGCAACGCATCAGCCGGGCCAAGCGAACCGTCTCCGAGACGCGGTTCGACGAGCCCGGCGATGTCGCCACCGTGCTGCGGGTCCTCTACCTGGTCTTCAACGAGGGCTACTCCGGCGACGTCGACCTCGCCGCCGAGGCCATCCGGCTCACCCGGCAGCTCGCGGCCGCGATCGACCACCTCGAGGTGGCGGGCCTGCTCGCCCTCATGCTGATCCACCACGCCAGGCGCGCCGCCCGGACCGCGCCCGACGGCAGCCTCGTGGCGCTCGCCGAGCAGGACCGCGGCCGGTGGGACACCACGTCCATCGCCGAGGGCATCGGGATCCTGCACGCCGCCCTCGCCCGTGACCGCCTGGGCGAGTTCCAGGCCCAGGCCGCCATCGCCGCACTCCACGCGGACGCACAAACCGCCGAGGAGACCGACTGGGTGCAGATCGTCGAGTGGTACGACGAGCTCGTACGTCTGACCGACAGCCCGGTCGTCCGGCTCAACCGCGCGGTGGCCGTCGGTGAGGCCGACGGACCACGCGCCGGTCTGGCGGCGCTCGCGGCCCTCGACGACTCACTGCCACGGCACGCCGCGGTGGCGGCGTACCTCCACGAGCGCGACGGGGACCTGAAGGAAGCGGCGCGGCTCTACGTCGAGGCGGCCCGCAAGGCGCCCAACCTCCCCGAACGTGACCACCTGACGCGTCAGGCGGCCCGGCTCAACGCGACCACGTAG
- a CDS encoding alpha/beta hydrolase, with amino-acid sequence MTITTRTERYATGGAGKLLDIHAPIRPSGQRDDRCVLLWHGMGPDEREVMASLAREIAGFGPTVLVPDWRSDRPDGGREHLTDALRFARDHVAAFTGGTGRLVLAGWSAGAAAALGVTLRPDVVGGWRPAAVVGVAGGYRRPAPTTGTAPLHAVGRAVAPIPVRLVHGTTDEIVPVDSSRELHEALLAHGWDSELSEPVTDHAGVLGCVYDPAAHRCLATDEPSVSRIGRETARLIAGAVSPSR; translated from the coding sequence TTGACGATCACGACCCGGACCGAGCGTTACGCCACCGGCGGCGCCGGCAAGCTCCTCGACATCCACGCCCCCATCCGTCCTTCCGGGCAGCGGGATGACCGGTGCGTGCTGCTCTGGCATGGCATGGGGCCCGACGAGCGAGAGGTGATGGCCTCGCTGGCCCGGGAGATCGCCGGGTTCGGTCCCACCGTCCTGGTCCCCGACTGGCGTTCGGACCGGCCCGACGGCGGCCGGGAACATCTCACCGACGCCCTGCGGTTCGCCCGCGACCACGTGGCCGCGTTCACCGGCGGAACCGGCCGTCTGGTCCTGGCGGGGTGGTCGGCCGGGGCAGCCGCCGCGTTGGGCGTCACCCTGCGGCCGGACGTCGTCGGCGGCTGGAGGCCCGCCGCGGTGGTGGGCGTGGCGGGCGGCTATCGGCGCCCGGCGCCCACCACGGGCACCGCGCCCCTCCACGCCGTCGGACGGGCGGTGGCACCGATACCCGTACGGCTCGTGCACGGCACCACGGACGAGATCGTGCCCGTCGATTCCTCGCGCGAACTGCACGAAGCCCTCCTCGCCCACGGCTGGGACTCCGAACTCTCCGAGCCGGTGACCGACCACGCCGGGGTACTCGGCTGTGTGTACGACCCGGCCGCGCACCGGTGCCTGGCGACGGACGAGCCGTCCGTATCGCGTATCGGGCGGGAGACAGCCCGCTTGATAGCGGGCGCGGTGTCCCCTTCCCGTTAG
- a CDS encoding VOC family protein, with translation MPGNSSSPRASEKARGAPCWLSLASGDVLAAKKFYARVLGWCHVPLIGAPDRARFLALRCGAPVGTISQATCDLGVSAGWIPYFGVDDVDAMVGRLRDRGATVAVGPLSTETGRLAVAAGPQQAVFGLRQQAPDPRWRVGTGPVARLELRTRDIFAAAYFYGDVLGWAGTSGDCCDVEYTNGQIEVRDGLRTVAAFRDATASGWQPCFRVADVGVAAVAATGWGGRVISPPEGPRGRREAVLADREGNPFTVVAN, from the coding sequence GTGCCCGGCAACAGCTCGTCGCCGCGCGCTTCGGAGAAGGCGCGGGGTGCGCCGTGCTGGCTCAGCCTGGCCTCCGGTGACGTCCTGGCCGCCAAGAAGTTCTACGCCCGCGTTCTCGGCTGGTGCCACGTCCCGCTGATCGGTGCGCCGGACCGGGCTCGCTTCCTGGCGCTGCGGTGCGGAGCACCGGTGGGGACCATCAGCCAGGCCACGTGCGACCTGGGCGTCTCCGCGGGATGGATTCCGTACTTCGGCGTCGATGACGTGGACGCCATGGTGGGCAGGCTGCGCGATCGCGGCGCCACCGTCGCCGTAGGGCCGCTGTCCACGGAAACCGGGCGACTGGCCGTGGCCGCGGGTCCGCAGCAAGCGGTGTTCGGGCTGCGCCAGCAGGCCCCCGACCCCCGGTGGAGGGTGGGCACGGGCCCCGTCGCCCGGCTCGAGCTGCGCACCCGGGACATCTTCGCCGCCGCCTACTTCTACGGGGACGTACTGGGCTGGGCGGGCACGTCGGGCGACTGCTGCGACGTGGAGTACACGAACGGGCAGATCGAGGTGCGCGACGGGCTGCGCACGGTCGCCGCGTTCAGGGATGCCACGGCGTCCGGGTGGCAGCCGTGCTTTCGCGTGGCCGACGTCGGCGTGGCAGCCGTGGCGGCCACCGGCTGGGGCGGGCGGGTCATCTCACCGCCGGAAGGTCCCCGTGGCCGGCGCGAAGCCGTGCTGGCGGACCGTGAGGGCAACCCCTTCACGGTCGTGGCGAACTGA